The genomic region CCGGTTTCAAGATCGTCGCGACCGGACTGCGGGAGTGCCTCACCGGAGAGGCCGCAGACGGCCAACAGCCCATGACCGAGGCCGAGCTGGAGAAGCTGTTCCTGGCGTTGGCCTGATCCGCTCAACATCGACGAGGGATGGAGGAATTATGAGTTACGCATTGTCCACAACACTGCACACCACATTCGAGGATGCGGTGGCCAGAACCCGTAAGGCACTGGCAGATCAGGGTTTCGGTGTCCTGACCGAGATCGACATGAAGGCCACACTGAAAGCCAAGCTGGACCAGGACATGGAGGACTACCTGATCCTCGGGGCCTGTAATCCGCCGCTGGCGCACCGCGCGATCACCGCCGACCGCCAGATCGGATTGCTGCTGCCGTGCAACGTGGCCGTGCGCGCCGACACCACGGCAGGTGGCGATACGGTGATCGTCGACGCGATGGATCCGCAGGTGATGGTTCAGCTCTCCGATCAGCCTGGGGTTCGCGAGGTCGCCGACGAGGCCGCGGCGAGACTGCGGGCCGCACTCGACTCCCTCGAGTCCACCGATAGCCAATAGCAGTACTGGCCGAATGACGTACCACCTGACTCTGCGCTGCGACGATTCGCCGCGGTCCCTCTCGCACCATCGCGAGGTTCATCGACGATGACCATCACCCTCGCCTTGGTTTTCGGTGGAGTCATCGGAGTGCTGCTGGGCCTTCTCGGCGGTGGCGGTTCAATCCTGGCAGTGCCGGCACTGGTGTACGCGGTTGGACTGGACATGGAGCAGGCCATTCCGGTGTCGCTCATCGTGATTGGATTGGCATCCGCCGTTGGGGCGCTACCCAAGATCCGTGCCCATCAGGTGGAATGGCGTCTGGCCGGGATCTTCGCGGCGGCCGGAATTCCCGCTACCTTCGCCGGTGCCGCGATCGGATCACACCTTCCACAGTCAGCACTGTTGCTCGGTTTTGCCGCCATGATGGTGATCGCCGGCATCCGCATGCTCAGCGGCAGTGAACGCACCGGCACGGCCTGCAAGTCCAGCGAGGGCATCAACTGGCGACGGTGCATCCCACGCTCGATACCCGCGGGGCTCGCCGTCGGGCTCCTGACCGGACTGTTCGGCGTAGGTGGCGGCTTCCTGATCATCCCAGCCCTGGTGCTGATGCTGGGCGTGACGATGCCGATCGCGGTGGGAACCTCGCTGCTGATCATCGTGGCGAACTCGGCCGCCGGTGTCATCTCGCATCTACCTGGTCTGGACATCAACTGGACGGTCGCGGCGGCGTTCGCCGTCACCGCGACAACCGCCTCGTTAATCGCCGGCCACGTGGGCACACGCATGAACACCGATCGCCTCCAGCGCTGGTTCGCCTACCTGGTCTTCACCATCGCGGCGTTCGTCATCATCGACACCGTCTTCCTGC from Mycolicibacterium sp. YH-1 harbors:
- a CDS encoding DUF302 domain-containing protein; the encoded protein is MSYALSTTLHTTFEDAVARTRKALADQGFGVLTEIDMKATLKAKLDQDMEDYLILGACNPPLAHRAITADRQIGLLLPCNVAVRADTTAGGDTVIVDAMDPQVMVQLSDQPGVREVADEAAARLRAALDSLESTDSQ
- a CDS encoding sulfite exporter TauE/SafE family protein, encoding MTITLALVFGGVIGVLLGLLGGGGSILAVPALVYAVGLDMEQAIPVSLIVIGLASAVGALPKIRAHQVEWRLAGIFAAAGIPATFAGAAIGSHLPQSALLLGFAAMMVIAGIRMLSGSERTGTACKSSEGINWRRCIPRSIPAGLAVGLLTGLFGVGGGFLIIPALVLMLGVTMPIAVGTSLLIIVANSAAGVISHLPGLDINWTVAAAFAVTATTASLIAGHVGTRMNTDRLQRWFAYLVFTIAAFVIIDTVFLR